The Micromonospora sp. Llam0 genome includes a window with the following:
- a CDS encoding ABC transporter permease, which translates to MSHDTTTRPDEPVTAPAPAHRPAGATGRLTSLWRASARSTGVLAGLILLCLYLSITQPIFPTWGNITNIVASNSVILVLAVGATFVIISGALDLSTASAAAVTGMTYGLLLQHGQGALTAVAGALLVGLLLGVINGVLIAYVKVSFLVVTLGTLSIFASAALVMTQGRTINVFSMPGFQPIYKITNGGVGGVPYLLIFDVVLVVVAALALRYTTFGRSVYALGSNREAARLNGVNVARTTLSVFLIAGLAAAVASLIQVGRLTGAGPGVDSTLLLTVVAAVLIGGTSYTGGEGGVGGTVLGVLFLGVIQNGLTLSDVSTFWRGTVNGVVLILAVTLGVARDRGWLRFNRTRKPATARETETA; encoded by the coding sequence ATGAGCCATGACACCACGACCCGTCCGGACGAGCCGGTGACCGCGCCGGCGCCGGCCCACCGGCCGGCGGGCGCCACCGGCCGGCTGACGAGTCTGTGGCGGGCCTCCGCCCGGAGCACCGGCGTGCTGGCCGGCCTGATCCTGCTCTGCCTCTACCTGAGCATCACCCAGCCAATCTTTCCCACCTGGGGAAACATCACGAATATCGTGGCCAGCAACAGCGTCATCCTGGTGCTGGCGGTGGGCGCGACCTTCGTGATCATCTCGGGCGCGCTCGACCTCTCCACCGCCTCGGCGGCGGCGGTCACCGGCATGACGTACGGCCTGCTGCTGCAGCACGGCCAGGGTGCCCTGACCGCGGTCGCCGGGGCGTTGCTCGTGGGCCTGTTGCTGGGCGTGATCAACGGGGTGCTCATCGCGTACGTGAAGGTCTCGTTCTTGGTCGTCACCCTCGGCACGCTCTCGATCTTCGCGAGCGCGGCGCTGGTGATGACCCAGGGCAGGACGATCAACGTGTTCTCGATGCCCGGTTTCCAACCGATCTACAAGATCACCAACGGCGGCGTGGGCGGAGTTCCGTACCTGTTGATCTTCGACGTGGTGCTGGTGGTCGTCGCCGCGCTGGCGTTGCGCTACACCACATTCGGGCGCAGCGTGTACGCCCTCGGTTCGAACCGGGAAGCGGCCCGGCTCAACGGTGTCAACGTCGCCCGGACCACCCTCAGCGTGTTCCTGATCGCCGGCCTGGCCGCGGCGGTCGCCAGCCTGATCCAGGTCGGCCGGCTCACCGGCGCCGGTCCCGGCGTCGACTCGACCCTGCTGCTCACGGTCGTGGCCGCGGTGCTGATCGGCGGCACCTCGTACACCGGCGGTGAGGGCGGGGTTGGCGGCACGGTGCTGGGCGTGCTGTTTCTCGGCGTGATCCAGAACGGGCTGACGCTCAGCGACGTGTCCACCTTCTGGCGGGGCACGGTCAACGGCGTGGTGCTCATCCTCGCGGTGACGCTCGGCGTCGCCCGCGACCGCGGCTGGCTCAGGTTCAACCGGACCAGGAAGCCGGCCACAGCGCGAGAGACGGAGACCGCATGA
- a CDS encoding sugar ABC transporter ATP-binding protein, producing MVEVRGVSKRYPGVLALDDVSLTVRPGEVLALTGENGSGKSTLSKIIGGVEQPDGGTVLVDGQPMVIANPATALRLGIVMISQELTLAPHLTVAENVFLGRLPRRGGIVDWPTVHARAREELDALSVHVDVGARVGDLSVELQQEVEIARAISARARLLILDEATSSLSESATARLLELVREQALRGVAVLMISHRMPELYAAAGAAAVLRDGRMVGRVPLPETPESRLVHMMVGRELNDYYGSRTATPGEVVLEVRDLASVDGSLAPTSFQVRSGEIVGIAGLVGSGKAEIAMALGGAIAATGQVRVNGERVVLGDPRRSLRAGIGLVPDDRKRAALLPTRSVAHNMTLTWLPTLSRFGVVRSRAERRRVRAAIDEYGVRTSSPAKLVTQLSGGNQQKVVLGRIFALGCAVYVLSEPTRGVDVGSKSQIYALLQRLAESGAALVIVSSELPELIGLADRVLVCFQGRVHGEVDGDDLTEQALNAIAVSGHLHGDESGEAA from the coding sequence GTGGTTGAGGTTCGTGGCGTTTCCAAGCGCTATCCCGGCGTGCTGGCCCTCGACGATGTCAGCCTGACCGTCCGCCCGGGCGAGGTGTTGGCGCTGACGGGGGAGAACGGCTCCGGCAAGTCGACCCTCTCGAAGATCATTGGTGGGGTGGAGCAGCCGGACGGTGGGACGGTCCTGGTCGACGGCCAGCCCATGGTCATCGCCAACCCGGCCACCGCGCTGCGACTCGGCATCGTGATGATCAGCCAGGAACTGACGCTGGCCCCGCACCTGACCGTCGCCGAGAATGTCTTCCTGGGGCGGCTGCCGCGACGCGGCGGGATCGTCGACTGGCCCACGGTGCACGCCAGGGCGCGGGAAGAGTTGGACGCGCTCAGCGTGCACGTCGACGTGGGGGCGCGGGTCGGCGATCTGTCGGTGGAACTGCAGCAGGAGGTCGAGATCGCCCGTGCGATCTCCGCGCGGGCCCGGCTGCTCATCCTCGACGAGGCGACCAGTTCGCTCTCCGAGAGTGCCACCGCGCGCCTGCTGGAACTGGTCCGGGAACAGGCCCTGCGCGGCGTCGCGGTGCTGATGATCTCGCACCGGATGCCGGAGCTGTACGCGGCGGCGGGTGCCGCGGCGGTGCTGCGGGACGGCCGGATGGTCGGCCGTGTGCCGCTGCCGGAGACGCCGGAGTCGCGGCTCGTGCACATGATGGTCGGCCGCGAACTCAACGACTACTACGGCAGCCGGACGGCGACTCCGGGCGAGGTCGTGCTTGAGGTCCGGGACCTGGCCTCGGTCGACGGCTCGCTGGCACCGACGTCGTTCCAGGTGCGCAGCGGCGAGATCGTCGGCATCGCCGGCCTGGTCGGCTCCGGCAAGGCCGAGATCGCCATGGCGCTGGGTGGGGCCATCGCGGCCACCGGCCAGGTCCGGGTCAACGGTGAGCGGGTCGTGCTGGGCGATCCGCGCCGCTCGCTGCGGGCCGGTATCGGTCTGGTTCCCGACGACCGCAAGCGTGCCGCTCTGCTGCCGACCCGCAGCGTCGCCCACAACATGACGCTGACCTGGCTGCCGACCCTGTCCCGGTTCGGTGTGGTGCGCAGCCGGGCGGAGCGGCGCCGGGTCCGTGCGGCGATCGACGAGTACGGCGTGCGGACGTCCTCGCCGGCCAAGCTGGTCACCCAGCTTTCCGGCGGCAACCAGCAGAAGGTGGTTCTGGGCCGCATCTTCGCGCTCGGCTGTGCGGTGTATGTGCTCAGCGAGCCGACCCGCGGGGTGGACGTCGGCTCGAAAAGTCAGATCTACGCCCTGTTGCAGCGGCTGGCTGAGAGCGGAGCGGCTCTCGTGATCGTCAGTTCCGAGCTGCCCGAGTTGATCGGCCTGGCCGACCGGGTGCTGGTCTGTTTCCAGGGCCGGGTGCACGGCGAGGTCGACGGCGACGACCTCACGGAACAGGCGCTGAACGCGATCGCGGTCAGTGGCCACCTCCACGGCGACGAATCCGGAGAAGCGGCATGA
- a CDS encoding alpha/beta fold hydrolase, whose product MTPVPTRGYAGTPHGQMHYAELGEGPAVLLLHQTPRSYDEFREVQPLLAGGHRVIAMDMRGFGLSAPLPAPQTIEAIAEGAFALLDALGENQAVVLGHHTGGAVAIEMAASAPDRVPALVLSSAPWTDAAYREAHAGGPGVDEAETAVDGTHLTTLWALRQPYYPADRPDLLDRFIRDALAPGVDPAEGHLACSRYVMEDRIGRIEAPTLLLGASDDPFALPDVERLRAKLTGAARVEVAVVDGGTIPLMEQKAPEVAEIVLAFLRRGTW is encoded by the coding sequence ATGACCCCTGTGCCGACCCGCGGCTATGCGGGCACGCCGCACGGCCAGATGCACTACGCCGAGCTGGGTGAGGGACCCGCAGTCCTGCTGTTGCACCAGACGCCCCGCTCCTACGACGAGTTCCGCGAGGTGCAACCGCTGCTCGCCGGCGGCCATCGGGTGATCGCGATGGACATGCGTGGCTTCGGGTTGAGCGCACCGCTACCCGCGCCACAGACCATCGAGGCCATCGCCGAGGGCGCGTTCGCACTGCTCGACGCGCTCGGCGAGAACCAGGCGGTGGTACTCGGGCACCACACCGGGGGCGCGGTCGCCATCGAGATGGCCGCCTCCGCGCCGGACCGGGTGCCCGCGCTCGTGCTGTCCTCGGCGCCCTGGACCGACGCGGCATACCGCGAGGCCCACGCGGGCGGACCCGGCGTGGACGAGGCCGAGACCGCCGTCGACGGCACACATCTGACCACGCTGTGGGCGCTCCGCCAGCCGTACTACCCCGCCGACCGGCCCGACCTGCTCGACCGGTTCATCCGCGACGCGCTCGCCCCCGGTGTCGACCCGGCCGAGGGACACCTCGCCTGTTCCCGGTACGTGATGGAGGACCGGATCGGCAGGATCGAGGCGCCGACGCTGCTCCTCGGCGCCTCCGACGACCCCTTCGCGCTGCCCGACGTGGAACGGCTGCGCGCCAAGCTCACCGGTGCCGCGCGCGTCGAGGTCGCGGTCGTCGACGGCGGGACCATCCCGCTGATGGAACAGAAGGCACCCGAGGTGGCCGAGATCGTGCTCGCGTTTCTAAGAAGAGGTACGTGGTGA
- a CDS encoding GMC family oxidoreductase N-terminal domain-containing protein, whose protein sequence is MNTFDPALVRAVCDTLLPRVAANAADSADAATLLGLSASDAGIDTILSAVLPGFAPHVRESVAATLTALGDDFVNAGAAERTAAWRGVLAKQETYPGAIILQSTALAMFYTAPDAEAKNPTWPAIGYPGPLLPVPTEAEFPRTLRTIGADDDLSADAIVVGSGAGGGVAAARLSAAGLRVLVLEKGSYRNEPDLPQLEALAFPNLYLGGGFLWSTSASVGLLAGSTVGGGTTVNSMACLPTPGYVVDEWRAYGMTGLDAYDEHVRAVLERINATPANTVHNRVNQILIRGFEAAGLAYATLARNARDNDDRYCGECNAGCLTGCKQSTMKTFLQDASDTGTRLLPDCDVREILTSDGRAVGVRAVVAGREIVAHAPIVVVAAGALATPTLLLASAIGGPAVGHNLHVHPSYFMSGVFDEDVRGWAGQILTSVSHEFDHVEGDHGFVVEAAPMGLGFWTALTPWHDGASHKREQLRLRHVSGVWGFTRDHGSGRVELGPDGMPLIHWELADEVDLAIVRRCHIELARLLRAAGAREIFTFLPGDPRWREGEDFDAFLGVLGALDGPEVLTLSAHQSGTCPTGTDPATSVVDGRGQLHDVRGVYVADAAALPTAPGVNPMVSIEAYAARTAGHIIEDWTAGTQIC, encoded by the coding sequence GTGAACACCTTCGACCCGGCGCTCGTGCGCGCCGTCTGCGACACCCTGCTCCCCCGCGTCGCGGCGAACGCCGCCGATTCGGCCGACGCTGCGACGCTGCTCGGCCTGAGCGCCTCGGACGCCGGCATCGACACGATCCTGTCGGCTGTGCTGCCCGGCTTCGCGCCACACGTCCGCGAGTCGGTGGCGGCGACACTGACCGCCCTGGGCGACGACTTCGTGAACGCCGGTGCGGCTGAGCGCACCGCAGCCTGGCGCGGCGTCCTGGCGAAGCAGGAGACCTACCCGGGCGCGATCATCCTGCAGAGCACCGCGCTGGCGATGTTCTACACCGCGCCGGACGCCGAGGCGAAGAACCCGACCTGGCCGGCGATCGGCTATCCCGGCCCGCTGCTGCCGGTGCCGACCGAGGCTGAGTTTCCGAGGACCCTCCGTACGATCGGAGCGGACGACGACCTCAGCGCCGACGCGATAGTGGTCGGTTCGGGCGCGGGCGGCGGGGTGGCGGCGGCCCGGCTCAGCGCGGCCGGGCTGCGCGTCCTGGTGCTGGAGAAGGGCTCGTACCGCAACGAGCCGGACCTGCCGCAGCTCGAGGCGCTGGCCTTCCCCAACCTCTACCTGGGTGGCGGCTTCCTCTGGTCGACCAGCGCCTCGGTGGGACTACTGGCCGGCTCCACCGTCGGCGGCGGCACCACGGTCAACTCGATGGCCTGCCTACCCACCCCGGGCTACGTCGTCGACGAGTGGCGGGCATACGGGATGACCGGTCTCGACGCCTACGACGAGCACGTACGCGCGGTGCTGGAGCGGATCAACGCCACCCCGGCCAACACCGTGCACAACCGGGTCAACCAGATCCTCATCCGTGGGTTCGAGGCGGCCGGACTGGCGTACGCCACGCTGGCCCGCAACGCACGCGACAACGACGACCGCTACTGCGGCGAGTGCAACGCGGGCTGCCTGACCGGATGCAAGCAGTCGACGATGAAGACGTTCCTGCAGGACGCCAGCGACACCGGCACCCGTCTGCTGCCGGACTGCGACGTGCGGGAGATCCTCACCTCCGACGGCCGCGCGGTCGGTGTACGCGCGGTGGTGGCCGGCCGGGAGATCGTGGCGCACGCCCCAATCGTGGTGGTCGCGGCCGGTGCCCTGGCCACTCCGACCCTGCTGCTCGCCTCGGCGATTGGCGGCCCGGCGGTCGGCCACAACCTGCACGTGCACCCGTCGTACTTCATGAGTGGCGTCTTCGACGAGGACGTGCGGGGCTGGGCCGGACAGATCCTGACCAGCGTCAGCCACGAGTTCGACCACGTCGAGGGCGACCACGGCTTCGTGGTCGAGGCGGCACCGATGGGCCTGGGCTTCTGGACCGCGCTGACCCCGTGGCACGACGGTGCCTCGCACAAGCGGGAGCAGTTGCGGCTGCGGCACGTGTCCGGGGTGTGGGGCTTCACCCGCGACCACGGCTCAGGCCGGGTCGAGCTGGGCCCAGACGGCATGCCGTTGATCCACTGGGAGCTGGCCGACGAGGTCGACCTGGCGATCGTCCGGCGCTGCCACATCGAGCTGGCCCGGCTGCTGCGCGCGGCGGGCGCCCGGGAGATCTTCACGTTCCTGCCCGGCGATCCGCGCTGGCGCGAAGGCGAGGACTTCGACGCGTTCCTCGGTGTGCTCGGCGCACTTGACGGTCCGGAGGTGTTGACCCTGTCGGCACACCAGTCGGGCACCTGCCCGACCGGCACCGATCCGGCCACGTCGGTGGTCGACGGGCGGGGGCAGTTGCACGACGTCCGCGGCGTCTACGTGGCCGACGCGGCGGCGCTGCCGACTGCGCCCGGGGTGAACCCGATGGTGTCGATCGAGGCGTACGCGGCGAGGACCGCCGGGCACATCATCGAGGACTGGACGGCGGGCACTCAGATCTGCTGA
- a CDS encoding IclR family transcriptional regulator, with translation MEALPTATATGFLFESESAAPDNNSVLRKVQRILEAFGFEDETLSLSGLARRTGLAKASVYRLSQELVHWGLLERSNGEYRLGMRLFEIGQRVPRQRILRDLARPLMVDLVQATNETVHLAVVDGLEVLYLDKVSGQNSRISSPSRVAGRMPLHCTATGKALLAFGPRALLEEVMAAPLARVTPRTTVAPGLLAGELRRARELGYAAEFEQARLGYMSVAIPLAGATGTTVAALAVTAPTVRAKPDRFAGLLSLVGRRITKLLSAQQI, from the coding sequence ATGGAGGCTCTACCCACCGCCACGGCCACCGGTTTCCTGTTCGAGAGCGAGTCCGCCGCTCCGGACAACAACAGTGTGCTGCGCAAGGTGCAGCGGATCCTGGAGGCCTTCGGCTTCGAGGACGAGACGCTCAGCCTTTCCGGCCTGGCCCGGCGCACCGGCCTGGCCAAGGCGTCGGTGTACCGGCTGAGCCAGGAGCTGGTGCACTGGGGACTGTTGGAGCGCAGCAACGGGGAGTACCGGCTCGGCATGCGGCTGTTCGAGATCGGGCAGCGGGTGCCGCGTCAGCGGATCCTGCGTGACCTGGCCCGGCCGCTGATGGTCGATCTGGTGCAGGCGACCAACGAGACCGTCCACCTGGCCGTGGTGGACGGTCTCGAGGTGCTCTACCTGGACAAGGTGAGCGGTCAGAACAGTCGGATCAGCAGCCCCTCGCGGGTCGCCGGCCGGATGCCGCTGCACTGCACCGCCACCGGCAAGGCGCTACTGGCGTTCGGCCCGCGCGCCCTGCTCGAGGAGGTGATGGCGGCGCCGCTGGCGCGGGTCACGCCGCGCACCACGGTGGCGCCGGGCCTGCTCGCCGGCGAACTGCGACGCGCCCGCGAGCTGGGTTACGCGGCCGAGTTCGAGCAGGCCCGGCTGGGTTACATGAGCGTGGCCATCCCGCTGGCCGGTGCCACCGGCACCACCGTCGCGGCCTTGGCGGTGACCGCGCCGACGGTGCGGGCCAAACCGGACCGGTTCGCCGGCCTGCTGAGCCTGGTGGGCCGCCGGATCACCAAACTGCTGAGCGCTCAGCAGATCTGA
- a CDS encoding zinc-binding dehydrogenase yields the protein MRALRFHGWGTPPVLDDIDEPVRGDGQVLVQIEAAALAHLDLTVASGSFGMKPTLPYTGGVEGSGVVLESDDLPSGTQVMLRGAGLGLLRGGTWQERVSVSRKAVTVLDPWLPAEVAATFFVPTTTAAVVLRDIARLEPGEKVAVVGAAGAVGASVVQQALLAGATVTGLVGRAEQLADVPGGVLLGDVPAGWAEERPFDLLVDTLGGTDLSVRTGWVRSGGRAVVIGYVAGTQTTLDLPNWLLADVALLPVNMIRHERRARELGPEMIRRLAAGELSVTTETVPAEDGADALERMATGRVRGRAVLRF from the coding sequence ATGCGCGCGCTGCGGTTCCACGGCTGGGGCACACCTCCGGTCCTCGACGACATCGACGAACCGGTCCGTGGCGACGGCCAGGTGCTGGTCCAGATCGAGGCTGCCGCGCTGGCGCATCTCGATCTCACGGTGGCGTCCGGGAGCTTCGGCATGAAGCCGACGCTGCCGTACACCGGCGGGGTGGAGGGCAGCGGTGTGGTGCTGGAGTCGGACGACCTGCCGTCGGGCACTCAGGTGATGCTGCGCGGGGCTGGCCTTGGACTGCTGCGCGGCGGCACCTGGCAGGAGCGGGTCAGTGTGTCACGCAAGGCGGTCACCGTGCTGGATCCCTGGCTGCCCGCAGAGGTGGCGGCCACCTTCTTCGTTCCCACCACGACCGCCGCCGTCGTGCTGCGGGACATCGCCCGGCTCGAGCCGGGGGAGAAGGTCGCCGTGGTCGGTGCGGCCGGTGCGGTGGGTGCCAGTGTGGTGCAACAGGCGCTGCTGGCCGGTGCCACGGTCACCGGTCTGGTCGGGCGCGCCGAGCAGCTCGCCGACGTGCCGGGCGGCGTTCTGCTCGGCGATGTCCCGGCTGGCTGGGCCGAGGAACGCCCGTTCGACCTGCTGGTCGACACGCTGGGCGGCACCGATCTGAGCGTGCGCACCGGTTGGGTACGGTCCGGCGGCAGGGCCGTGGTGATCGGCTACGTGGCCGGTACGCAGACCACGCTCGACTTGCCCAACTGGTTGCTCGCCGACGTGGCGCTGCTGCCGGTCAACATGATCCGGCATGAGCGGCGGGCCCGGGAACTCGGCCCGGAGATGATCCGACGGCTGGCCGCGGGCGAGCTGAGCGTGACGACCGAGACGGTGCCGGCGGAGGACGGTGCCGACGCGCTCGAGCGAATGGCCACCGGCCGGGTGCGCGGACGGGCCGTGCTGCGGTTTTGA
- a CDS encoding alpha/beta fold hydrolase, whose amino-acid sequence MSIWTDLSPLPLSLSYVDAGGVATRTLRAGAGPAVVFLHGTSGHLEAFSRNVVSHAEHYAVHAIDMVGHGYTGKPSHPYEIPGYVEHLIAYLDATGIDRAHIIGESLGGWVGARAAVEHPERVASLQLLCAGGTVANPEVMHRIDSSTRQAVATDDVELTRKRLRLLMADPANATEELVEVRHRIYHEPDFVANIDNLLSLQKMEIRLRNLLTPEQMGRITQPTLIVWGRKNPFGDVPEAQAMHAAIAGSQLELFDDTGHWPQHEQAVRYNPLSLEFLAKAAGLAKAAG is encoded by the coding sequence ATGTCCATCTGGACCGACCTCTCGCCGCTGCCCCTCTCATTGTCATATGTGGACGCCGGTGGCGTGGCCACCCGTACACTGCGCGCCGGTGCCGGGCCCGCGGTGGTGTTCCTGCACGGCACCAGCGGGCACCTGGAGGCGTTCAGCCGCAACGTCGTCAGCCACGCCGAGCATTACGCGGTGCACGCGATCGACATGGTCGGTCACGGTTACACCGGCAAACCGTCGCATCCGTACGAGATCCCCGGCTACGTCGAGCATCTGATCGCCTACCTCGACGCGACGGGCATCGACAGGGCGCACATCATCGGGGAGTCGCTCGGTGGTTGGGTCGGTGCCAGAGCCGCGGTCGAACATCCGGAGCGGGTGGCGAGCCTCCAGTTGCTCTGCGCCGGCGGCACGGTCGCCAACCCCGAGGTGATGCATCGGATCGACAGCAGCACCCGGCAGGCGGTGGCCACCGACGACGTTGAGCTGACCCGCAAGCGGCTGCGGCTGCTGATGGCCGACCCGGCGAACGCCACCGAGGAACTGGTCGAGGTGCGGCACCGGATCTACCACGAGCCGGACTTCGTCGCGAACATCGACAACCTGCTCTCGTTGCAGAAGATGGAGATCCGGCTCCGCAACCTGCTGACGCCCGAGCAGATGGGCCGGATCACCCAACCCACCCTGATCGTCTGGGGGCGCAAGAACCCGTTCGGCGACGTGCCCGAGGCGCAGGCCATGCACGCCGCGATCGCCGGGTCGCAGCTGGAACTGTTCGACGACACCGGGCACTGGCCGCAGCACGAGCAGGCGGTCCGCTACAACCCGCTCAGCCTGGAGTTCCTCGCAAAGGCGGCGGGCCTCGCAAAGGCGGCGGGCTGA
- a CDS encoding alpha/beta fold hydrolase — protein sequence MSHAPDGRYADGYHYLDLGAGLDTVFLHGGGPGCTGWSDFGPVAEMFAAERRVLIPDILQYGRSDKVRIIGPMWDFHAKRTVGLLDTLGVERADFVCNSWGGTIALNLAARYPERVRSLVVTGSMPVFYGPLAPLPENGRRGRAARDAYYGGEGPTRDKMRQLITRLEWYDGDRLPEETVELRYRQSLDPGERELAAMSDSPRGDWQDLTAELGLIQAPVLFIWGREDAFLTPDYPMMLARMVPQGNLHVMDHVSHHLQEEQPERYYAAVSAFLADAARRDRDLKGE from the coding sequence ATGAGCCACGCTCCCGACGGCAGGTACGCCGACGGCTACCACTACCTCGACCTGGGTGCCGGGCTGGACACGGTGTTCCTGCACGGTGGCGGTCCGGGCTGCACTGGCTGGTCCGACTTCGGGCCAGTGGCCGAGATGTTCGCGGCCGAGCGGCGGGTGCTGATCCCGGACATCCTGCAGTACGGCCGCTCCGACAAGGTACGCATCATCGGGCCGATGTGGGACTTCCACGCGAAGCGTACGGTCGGCCTGCTGGACACCCTCGGCGTCGAGCGCGCCGACTTCGTCTGCAACTCGTGGGGCGGCACGATCGCGCTCAACCTCGCCGCCAGGTATCCGGAGCGGGTCCGTTCGCTGGTGGTGACCGGCAGCATGCCGGTCTTCTACGGCCCGCTGGCCCCGCTGCCGGAGAACGGCCGCCGGGGCCGTGCCGCGCGGGACGCCTACTACGGCGGCGAGGGGCCGACCCGGGACAAGATGCGGCAGCTGATCACCCGCCTGGAGTGGTACGACGGCGACCGGCTCCCCGAGGAGACCGTCGAACTGCGCTATCGGCAGAGCCTGGACCCGGGGGAGCGGGAGTTGGCCGCGATGTCCGACTCGCCGCGCGGCGACTGGCAGGACCTCACCGCCGAACTGGGCCTCATCCAGGCGCCCGTGCTGTTCATCTGGGGCCGCGAGGACGCGTTTCTCACCCCGGACTACCCGATGATGCTCGCTCGGATGGTTCCGCAGGGGAATCTGCACGTGATGGACCACGTGTCGCACCACCTGCAGGAGGAACAGCCCGAGCGCTACTACGCCGCCGTGTCCGCCTTCCTGGCCGACGCGGCCCGCCGCGACCGCGACCTGAAAGGCGAGTGA
- a CDS encoding M20 family metallopeptidase, producing MTDLLAEMLRRITPDRLRSAAVAVTSIPSPTGREAPLAGWLAGQMRAAGIDAVVQPIDVEQANAAGRVRGNRTGPDLMLYAPIDTLTTGEADEDVPWIGPELRPDMRPEGFVHGDLVQGLGAGNPKGHAACVLVTGQAYAEALAATGTVSAGDLVLAFGAGGMPTNAIGPGRANTGHGVGVSFLLERGWYTDHAIIAKPGDFVAHDEVGLCWFEITVHGIHTYVGSRHRLPYANPIVTAAELTTRLERWLADFPIRHRTRTAAPQGVIGAVAGGWERMLAVTPAVCRLRLDLRVAPGQKPLAVRRELESFLAEVAGELDVRIDCELVNHIPASATDPDSWVITETIRAWEAAAGRPHVPVPENSGATDANILRARGIPTARVGMPKAPLPGIDFALGMNTVEVTEMRRLCEVLARVAVANLQEVR from the coding sequence ATGACTGACCTGCTCGCCGAGATGCTGCGTCGGATCACCCCCGATCGGCTGCGGTCGGCGGCCGTGGCGGTCACCTCGATCCCCAGCCCCACCGGGCGGGAGGCTCCGCTGGCCGGCTGGTTGGCCGGGCAGATGCGAGCTGCGGGCATCGACGCGGTGGTGCAGCCGATCGACGTCGAACAGGCCAACGCGGCAGGCCGGGTGCGGGGCAACCGGACCGGTCCGGACCTCATGCTGTACGCGCCGATCGACACGCTCACCACCGGTGAGGCGGACGAGGACGTGCCGTGGATCGGGCCGGAGCTGCGGCCGGACATGCGGCCTGAGGGGTTCGTGCACGGCGACCTCGTCCAGGGGCTCGGCGCGGGCAATCCCAAGGGGCACGCGGCGTGCGTGCTGGTCACCGGGCAGGCGTACGCCGAGGCGCTGGCCGCCACCGGCACCGTGTCCGCCGGGGATCTGGTGCTGGCGTTCGGTGCCGGCGGCATGCCGACCAACGCGATCGGACCGGGCCGGGCCAACACCGGCCACGGCGTCGGCGTGTCGTTCCTGCTCGAACGCGGCTGGTACACCGATCACGCGATCATCGCCAAGCCGGGGGACTTCGTCGCCCACGACGAGGTCGGGCTCTGCTGGTTCGAGATCACCGTGCACGGCATCCACACGTACGTCGGTAGCCGGCACCGGTTGCCGTACGCCAATCCGATAGTCACCGCGGCCGAGCTGACCACCCGCCTGGAACGGTGGTTGGCCGACTTCCCGATCCGGCACCGCACCCGCACCGCAGCCCCGCAGGGTGTCATCGGCGCGGTCGCCGGCGGCTGGGAGCGAATGCTCGCGGTCACGCCCGCCGTCTGCCGCCTGCGTCTGGACCTTCGGGTCGCGCCGGGGCAGAAACCCTTGGCGGTACGCCGGGAGCTCGAGTCCTTTCTCGCCGAGGTGGCCGGGGAACTGGATGTCCGGATCGACTGCGAGTTGGTGAACCACATCCCCGCCTCGGCGACCGACCCGGACAGCTGGGTGATCACCGAGACGATCAGAGCGTGGGAGGCCGCCGCCGGCCGTCCGCACGTGCCGGTGCCGGAGAACAGCGGCGCCACCGACGCGAACATTCTGCGCGCCAGGGGAATCCCCACCGCGCGGGTCGGCATGCCGAAGGCACCGCTGCCCGGCATCGACTTCGCGCTCGGCATGAACACCGTCGAGGTGACCGAGATGCGCCGGTTGTGCGAAGTGCTGGCCCGTGTCGCGGTGGCCAACCTTCAGGAGGTCCGATGA